A part of Desulfovibrio legallii genomic DNA contains:
- a CDS encoding flagellin: MYINHNQMAANVANTLTEHYSNLQTSTQRLSSGLRINSAADDAAGLAIRELMRTDIAALQQGVRNANDAISLIQTADGALGVIDEKLTRMKELAEQAATGTYDSTQRLMIDSEYQAMASEITRIANATDFNGIKLLDGSLSSSTHDGSGLEATGQLKVHFGTMNDSDEDYYYIQIGTSTASALGVGNSAVGSLAYTVSTQNAAQSALVGINNAVVSKDAIRAHLGALQNRLENTISNLTTQAENLQAAESRISDVDVATE, translated from the coding sequence ATGTATATCAATCACAACCAAATGGCCGCCAACGTGGCCAATACGCTGACGGAACACTACAGCAACCTGCAAACCTCAACCCAGCGCCTGTCCTCGGGCCTGCGCATCAACTCCGCGGCGGACGACGCCGCCGGCCTTGCCATCCGCGAGCTCATGCGCACAGACATCGCCGCCCTGCAGCAGGGCGTGCGCAACGCCAATGACGCCATTTCCCTTATCCAGACCGCTGACGGCGCCCTGGGCGTCATCGACGAAAAGCTGACCCGCATGAAGGAACTGGCGGAACAGGCGGCCACCGGCACCTACGACTCCACCCAGCGGCTCATGATCGACTCGGAGTACCAGGCCATGGCTTCGGAAATTACCCGAATCGCCAACGCCACGGACTTCAACGGCATCAAGCTGCTGGACGGCAGCCTGTCCAGCAGCACGCACGACGGCAGCGGCCTGGAAGCCACGGGCCAGCTGAAGGTCCACTTCGGCACCATGAACGACTCGGACGAGGACTACTACTACATCCAGATCGGCACAAGCACGGCCTCGGCTCTGGGTGTGGGCAACAGCGCCGTAGGCAGCTTGGCCTACACGGTTTCCACCCAGAATGCGGCCCAGAGCGCTCTGGTGGGCATCAACAACGCCGTGGTTTCCAAGGACGCCATCCGGGCGCATTTGGGCGCTTTGCAGAACCGGCTGGAAAACACCATCAGCAACCTGACTACCCAGGCAGAAAACCTGCAGGCGGCGGAATCGCGCATTTCCGATGTGGACGTGGCCACGGAAAT
- a CDS encoding DUF4910 domain-containing protein, with product MRTTLHDFLTRLFPICRSITGNGVRETLRLIQEEIPGLRIHEVPSGTKVFDWTVPDEWNITDARLVGPDGEVVADFADSNLHVVGYSEPVDAVLDLEELQEHLHSLPEQPEAIPYVTSYYVRRWGFCLRHSQRLRLRPGKYHAVIHSSLKPGSLTYADLILPGRSRKEILLSTYVCHPSMANNELSGPVVATALAQWLAAAPRRYTYRIVFAPETIGAITYLSRHYQALRRNVAAAFNLTCMGDERAWSFVPSRKGDTLADRAALHVLRHFAPDCNRYSFLDRCSDERQYCAPGIDLPMCSVMRSKYHAYPEYHTSLDDCSLVTEKGLQESFAMLRRILEALEENVVYKNLVLCEPQLGRRGLYPTLSTASSCTEEVNLMMDLLAYADGRLSLLEEAELVGKDIFRCAAVMRRLKENGLLTVCPGRPRAARSPAAPSLPELQSA from the coding sequence ATGCGCACCACGCTGCACGATTTTCTTACGCGGCTTTTCCCCATCTGTCGGAGCATTACCGGCAACGGCGTCCGGGAGACGCTGCGCCTTATCCAGGAAGAGATCCCTGGGCTCCGCATTCATGAAGTGCCATCGGGCACCAAGGTTTTTGACTGGACCGTGCCCGACGAATGGAACATCACGGACGCCCGCCTTGTGGGGCCCGACGGCGAGGTGGTGGCCGACTTTGCGGACAGCAACCTGCACGTGGTGGGCTATTCCGAACCCGTGGACGCGGTTCTGGATCTGGAAGAACTGCAGGAACACCTGCACTCCCTGCCGGAGCAGCCCGAAGCCATCCCCTACGTCACTTCCTACTATGTGCGCCGCTGGGGTTTCTGCCTGCGGCACAGTCAGCGCCTGCGGTTGCGCCCCGGCAAATACCACGCTGTCATCCATTCCAGCCTGAAGCCGGGTTCGCTGACCTATGCGGACCTGATCCTGCCCGGCCGCAGCCGGAAGGAGATTCTGCTTTCCACCTACGTCTGCCATCCTTCCATGGCCAACAACGAGCTTTCCGGCCCTGTGGTGGCCACGGCCTTGGCCCAGTGGCTGGCCGCCGCGCCGCGCCGCTACACCTACCGCATTGTGTTTGCGCCGGAAACCATCGGCGCCATCACGTATCTGAGTCGGCACTATCAGGCCCTGCGCCGCAACGTGGCGGCGGCCTTTAACCTCACCTGCATGGGGGATGAGCGGGCCTGGTCTTTTGTGCCCAGCCGCAAGGGCGATACCCTGGCGGACAGGGCGGCCCTGCACGTGCTCCGGCATTTTGCGCCGGACTGCAACCGTTATTCGTTCCTGGACCGTTGCAGCGACGAGCGCCAGTATTGCGCCCCGGGCATAGATTTGCCCATGTGCAGCGTCATGCGCAGCAAGTACCACGCCTATCCGGAGTACCACACCTCCCTGGACGACTGCAGCCTGGTGACGGAAAAGGGCTTGCAGGAGAGCTTCGCCATGCTGCGCAGGATTCTGGAAGCCCTGGAAGAAAACGTGGTCTACAAAAATCTGGTGCTCTGTGAGCCGCAGCTGGGCCGCCGGGGGTTGTATCCCACCCTGAGCACGGCTTCCTCCTGTACGGAGGAGGTCAACCTCATGATGGATTTGCTGGCCTATGCCGATGGCCGCCTGAGCCTTCTGGAAGAGGCCGAGTTGGTGGGGAAGGACATTTTTCGCTGTGCCGCCGTTATGCGTCGCCTCAAGGAAAACGGCCTGCTCACCGTCTGCCCCGGTCGACCGCGCGCCGCCAGATCCCCTGCCGCGCCGTCCCTGCCCGAACTGCAGTCCGCCTGA